In one Scomber japonicus isolate fScoJap1 chromosome 6, fScoJap1.pri, whole genome shotgun sequence genomic region, the following are encoded:
- the LOC128360129 gene encoding arfaptin-2-like isoform X3 produces the protein MADSIMSKAATMEIPINSNGDTGALPEDDSLEQDLQQVMVSGPNLNETSIVSGGYGGPAGGIIPTSTIKGSSNHNACNSTEELSRGVAVEKLDSVKKWGINTYKCTKQMFSERFGRGSRTVDLELEAQIDVLRDTKSKYENILSLATALINHFQCMVQTQQALGDTFTDLSQKSPELQDEFGYNAETQKLLCKNGEALLGAINFFVASVNTLVNKTMEDTLMTIKHYENARLEFDAYRSDLEELSLGPRDAAAIVRMDMAQHDYQIHRDKYERLRSDVTIKLKFLEENKVKVMHKQLLLFHNAISAYFAGNQQQLEQTLIQFNVKLKPPGSDKPSWLEEQ, from the exons ATGGCAGACAGTATTATGAGCAAGGCTGCTACCATGGAGATCCCCATTAACAGCAATGGAGACACAGGGGCACTACCAGAGGATGACAGCTTGGAGcag GACTTGCAGCAGGTGATGGTGTCTGGACCCAATCTGAATGAAACCAGCATTGTCTCAGGAGGTTATGGAGGACCTGCAGGGGGCATCATTCCAACCAGCACCATCAAAG GGTCCTCAAACCATAACGCTTGCAATTCAACTGAAGAACTTTCTCGGGGTGTAGCAGTGGAGAAGTTGGATAGTGTAAAGAAATGGGGCATTAACACATATAAG TGTACCAAACAGATGTTTTCAGAGCGGTTTGGTCGAGGTTCACGGACAGTAGATCTTGAACTGGAGGCTCAGATTGATGTCTTAAGAGACACCAAGAGCAAGTATGAAAACATCCTAAGTCTGGCAACTGCACTCATTAATCATTTTCAGTGCATGGTGCAGACACAACAGGCTCTTGGAGACACTTTCACTGACCTCAGCCAGAAGTCCCCAGAGTTACAG gACGAGTTTGGGTATAATGCAGAAACTCAAAAGCTTTTGTGCAAGAATGGCGAGGCCCTGCTCGGTGCCATCAACTTTTTTGTAGCCAGTGTCAACACCCTGGTTAACAAAACAATGGAAGATACACTGATGACCATTAAGCATTATGAAAATGCAAG ACTTGAGTTTGATGCCTACCGTTCTGATCTGGAAGAGCTGAGTTTGGGCCCAAGGGATGCCGCTGCCATAGTCCGCATGGATATGGCCCAGCACGATTACCAAATCCACAGAGACAAATATGAACGGCTGCGTAGTGATGTAACCATCAAACTCAAATTCCTAGAGGAAAACAAG GTGAAGGTGATGCACAAGCAGCTGCTCCTCTTCCACAATGCTATCTCAGCTTATTTTGCTGGCAACCAGCAACAGCTGGAACAAACTCTTATACAATTCAATGTGAAGCTAAAGCCCCCAGGATCAGACAAGCCATCCTGGCTGGAGGAGCAGTAA
- the LOC128360129 gene encoding arfaptin-2-like isoform X1, whose product MADSIMSKAATMEIPINSNGDTGALPEDDSLEQDLQQVMVSGPNLNETSIVSGGYGGPAGGIIPTSTIKGPAIRLNPEYLDRRRAPAPGPDIRMKSRGANLPRSQSAASRLAQHRDQHPGITRLIAISMLIRPIQFLSNSGSSNHNACNSTEELSRGVAVEKLDSVKKWGINTYKCTKQMFSERFGRGSRTVDLELEAQIDVLRDTKSKYENILSLATALINHFQCMVQTQQALGDTFTDLSQKSPELQDEFGYNAETQKLLCKNGEALLGAINFFVASVNTLVNKTMEDTLMTIKHYENARLEFDAYRSDLEELSLGPRDAAAIVRMDMAQHDYQIHRDKYERLRSDVTIKLKFLEENKVKVMHKQLLLFHNAISAYFAGNQQQLEQTLIQFNVKLKPPGSDKPSWLEEQ is encoded by the exons ATGGCAGACAGTATTATGAGCAAGGCTGCTACCATGGAGATCCCCATTAACAGCAATGGAGACACAGGGGCACTACCAGAGGATGACAGCTTGGAGcag GACTTGCAGCAGGTGATGGTGTCTGGACCCAATCTGAATGAAACCAGCATTGTCTCAGGAGGTTATGGAGGACCTGCAGGGGGCATCATTCCAACCAGCACCATCAAAG GGCCTGCAATTCGCCTCAACCCTGAGTATCTGGACAGAAGACGAGCCCCTGCTCCTGGACCAG ACATTCGCATGAAATCGAGGGGTGCTAACTTGCCTAGAAGCCAATCTGCAGCCAGTCGACTTGCCCAACACAGAGACCAGCATCCAGGTATCACCAGGCTCATCGCCATATCCATGCTCATAAGACCCATACAATTTCTGTCAAACTCAG GGTCCTCAAACCATAACGCTTGCAATTCAACTGAAGAACTTTCTCGGGGTGTAGCAGTGGAGAAGTTGGATAGTGTAAAGAAATGGGGCATTAACACATATAAG TGTACCAAACAGATGTTTTCAGAGCGGTTTGGTCGAGGTTCACGGACAGTAGATCTTGAACTGGAGGCTCAGATTGATGTCTTAAGAGACACCAAGAGCAAGTATGAAAACATCCTAAGTCTGGCAACTGCACTCATTAATCATTTTCAGTGCATGGTGCAGACACAACAGGCTCTTGGAGACACTTTCACTGACCTCAGCCAGAAGTCCCCAGAGTTACAG gACGAGTTTGGGTATAATGCAGAAACTCAAAAGCTTTTGTGCAAGAATGGCGAGGCCCTGCTCGGTGCCATCAACTTTTTTGTAGCCAGTGTCAACACCCTGGTTAACAAAACAATGGAAGATACACTGATGACCATTAAGCATTATGAAAATGCAAG ACTTGAGTTTGATGCCTACCGTTCTGATCTGGAAGAGCTGAGTTTGGGCCCAAGGGATGCCGCTGCCATAGTCCGCATGGATATGGCCCAGCACGATTACCAAATCCACAGAGACAAATATGAACGGCTGCGTAGTGATGTAACCATCAAACTCAAATTCCTAGAGGAAAACAAG GTGAAGGTGATGCACAAGCAGCTGCTCCTCTTCCACAATGCTATCTCAGCTTATTTTGCTGGCAACCAGCAACAGCTGGAACAAACTCTTATACAATTCAATGTGAAGCTAAAGCCCCCAGGATCAGACAAGCCATCCTGGCTGGAGGAGCAGTAA
- the LOC128360129 gene encoding arfaptin-2-like isoform X2: MADSIMSKAATMEIPINSNGDTGALPEDDSLEQDLQQVMVSGPNLNETSIVSGGYGGPAGGIIPTSTIKGPAIRLNPEYLDRRRAPAPGPDIRMKSRGANLPRSQSAASRLAQHRDQHPGSSNHNACNSTEELSRGVAVEKLDSVKKWGINTYKCTKQMFSERFGRGSRTVDLELEAQIDVLRDTKSKYENILSLATALINHFQCMVQTQQALGDTFTDLSQKSPELQDEFGYNAETQKLLCKNGEALLGAINFFVASVNTLVNKTMEDTLMTIKHYENARLEFDAYRSDLEELSLGPRDAAAIVRMDMAQHDYQIHRDKYERLRSDVTIKLKFLEENKVKVMHKQLLLFHNAISAYFAGNQQQLEQTLIQFNVKLKPPGSDKPSWLEEQ; this comes from the exons ATGGCAGACAGTATTATGAGCAAGGCTGCTACCATGGAGATCCCCATTAACAGCAATGGAGACACAGGGGCACTACCAGAGGATGACAGCTTGGAGcag GACTTGCAGCAGGTGATGGTGTCTGGACCCAATCTGAATGAAACCAGCATTGTCTCAGGAGGTTATGGAGGACCTGCAGGGGGCATCATTCCAACCAGCACCATCAAAG GGCCTGCAATTCGCCTCAACCCTGAGTATCTGGACAGAAGACGAGCCCCTGCTCCTGGACCAG ACATTCGCATGAAATCGAGGGGTGCTAACTTGCCTAGAAGCCAATCTGCAGCCAGTCGACTTGCCCAACACAGAGACCAGCATCCAG GGTCCTCAAACCATAACGCTTGCAATTCAACTGAAGAACTTTCTCGGGGTGTAGCAGTGGAGAAGTTGGATAGTGTAAAGAAATGGGGCATTAACACATATAAG TGTACCAAACAGATGTTTTCAGAGCGGTTTGGTCGAGGTTCACGGACAGTAGATCTTGAACTGGAGGCTCAGATTGATGTCTTAAGAGACACCAAGAGCAAGTATGAAAACATCCTAAGTCTGGCAACTGCACTCATTAATCATTTTCAGTGCATGGTGCAGACACAACAGGCTCTTGGAGACACTTTCACTGACCTCAGCCAGAAGTCCCCAGAGTTACAG gACGAGTTTGGGTATAATGCAGAAACTCAAAAGCTTTTGTGCAAGAATGGCGAGGCCCTGCTCGGTGCCATCAACTTTTTTGTAGCCAGTGTCAACACCCTGGTTAACAAAACAATGGAAGATACACTGATGACCATTAAGCATTATGAAAATGCAAG ACTTGAGTTTGATGCCTACCGTTCTGATCTGGAAGAGCTGAGTTTGGGCCCAAGGGATGCCGCTGCCATAGTCCGCATGGATATGGCCCAGCACGATTACCAAATCCACAGAGACAAATATGAACGGCTGCGTAGTGATGTAACCATCAAACTCAAATTCCTAGAGGAAAACAAG GTGAAGGTGATGCACAAGCAGCTGCTCCTCTTCCACAATGCTATCTCAGCTTATTTTGCTGGCAACCAGCAACAGCTGGAACAAACTCTTATACAATTCAATGTGAAGCTAAAGCCCCCAGGATCAGACAAGCCATCCTGGCTGGAGGAGCAGTAA